Proteins encoded in a region of the Perognathus longimembris pacificus isolate PPM17 chromosome 11, ASM2315922v1, whole genome shotgun sequence genome:
- the Rnf2 gene encoding E3 ubiquitin-protein ligase RING2 — protein sequence MSQAVQTNGTQPLSKTWELSLYELQRTPQEAITDGLEIVVSPRSLHSELMCPICLDMLKNTMTTKECLHRFCADCIITALRSGNKECPTCRKKLVSKRSLRPDPNFDALISKIYPSRDEYEAHQERVLARINKHNNQQALSHSIEEGLKIQAMNRLQRGKKQQIENGSGAEDNGDSSHCSNASTHSNQEAGPSNKRTKTSDDSGLELDNNNTAVAIDPVMDGASEIELVFRPHPTLMEKDDSAQTRYIKTSGNATVDHLSKYLAVRLALEELRSKGESNQMNLDTASEKQYTIYIATASGQFTVLNGSFSLELVSEKYWKVNKPMELYYAPTKEHK from the exons ATGTCTCAGGCTGTGCAGACAAATGGAACTCAACCACTAAGCAAAACATGGGAACTCAGTTTGTATGAATTACAACGAACACCTCAG gagGCAATAACAGATGGCTTGGAAATTGTGGTTTCACCTAGAAGTCTCCACAGTGAATTAATGTGTCCAATTTGCTTGGATATGTTGAAGAATACCATGACTACAAAGGAGTGTTTACATCGTTTCTGTGCAGATTGCATTATCACAGCCCTTAGAAGTGg caACAAAGAATGCCCTACCTGTCGGAAAAAGCTAGTTTCCAAAAGATCACTAAGGCCAGACCCAAATTTTGATGCTCTCATCAGCAAAATTTATCCAAGTCGTGATGAGTATGAAGCTCATCAAGAGAGAGTATTAGCCAGGATCAACAAGCACAATAATCAACAAGCACTCAGTCACAGCATTGAGGAAGGACTGAAGATACAGGCCATGAACAG ATTGCAGCGAGGCAAGAAACAACAGATTGAAAATGGTAGCGGAGCAGAAGATAATGGTGACAGTTCGCATTGTAGCAATGCATCCACACACAGCAACCAGGAGGCAGGCCCTAGTAACAAACGGACCAAAACCTCTGATGATTCAGGGCTTGAGCTTGATAATAACAATACAGCAGTGGCAATTGATCCAGTAATGGATGGTGCTAGTGAGATTGAGTTAGTGTTCAGGCCTCATCCTACGCTTATGGAAAAAGATGACAGTGCACAGACAAG GTACATAAAGACTTCAGGTAATGCCACTGTTGATCATTTATCCAAGTATCTGGCAGTGAGGTTAGCTCTAGAAGAACTTCGAAGCAAAGGAGAATCAAACCAGATGAACCTTGATACAGCCAGTGAGAAGCAGTATACCATTTATATAGCAACAGCCAGCGGCCAGTTCACT gtaTTAAATGGCTCTTTTTCTTTGGAATTGGTCAGTGAGAAATATTGGAAAGTGAACAAGCCCATGGAACTTTATTATGCACCCACCAAGGAGcacaaataa